Proteins encoded within one genomic window of Chloroflexota bacterium:
- a CDS encoding glucosidase, with protein sequence MATGRRDDDRSDVRSAERDRLAAAADPATPWRRWGPYLSERQWGTVREDYSADGSAWTYLPHDHARSRAYRWGEDGIFGICDDRQRLCFALAVWNGVDSILKERLFGLSGPEGNHGEDVKELYWYLDATPTSSFLRARYAYPQRAFPYDDLVAENGRRTKADPEYEVLDTGIFDDGRWFDLEVEYAKAGPEDIVIAIVATNRGPEPATLHLLPTLWFRNTWSWGSHHTRPRLRDGGTVGGGRRIVGEHPALGRFRLDADGEPALLFTENETNAERLFGAPNPDPYVKDGIGEAVVLDRLDRVSPDGIGSKAAVHHRLELPAGGSARVRLRLRMDRSAGTPAIGESGPAGAGSEPDDAEADPFAGIDRLLDLRRREADAFYAPLGGSAMTADERQVQRQAFAGLLWSKQWYHYDVGRWLDGDPGQPAPPPERRRGRNRDWRELNTADVLSMPDTWEYPWFAAWDLAFHAIPLAQIDPEAAKEQLLHLTREWYMHPNGQLPAYEWAFSDVNPPVHAWAARRVYQIDARVSGRRDRDFLERIFHKLLLNFTWWVNRKDVDGNNVFQGGFLGLDNVGVFDRSAPLPVPGHLGQADGTAWMGMYSLSMLAIALELAREDPVYEDIATKFFEHFLYIAGALNGVGLPDGERIPLWDDSDEFFYDVLHLDSGPVIPLRIRSLVGLMPMLAVETLDADILDRLPGFRRRMRWFLANRPELASLVASWEEPGIGRRRLLALVHGHRLKRLLARMLDPDEFLSDHGVRSLSRYHRDHPFRLDLGGTVSTVDYEPAESRTGTFGGNSNWRGPIWFPINYLIIEALQRFHHYYGPEFTVEHPTGSGRLRSLVEVADDLSRRLEGLFLPGPDGRRPALGANEHLATDPAFGDLPLFFEYFNGDTGAGLGASHQTGWTSLVAKLLEQTSTRSMTTSDDMTDRASGSATGR encoded by the coding sequence ATGGCGACCGGGCGACGAGACGACGATCGGTCCGACGTTCGGTCGGCGGAACGCGACCGCCTCGCCGCGGCGGCGGACCCGGCCACGCCGTGGCGCCGCTGGGGCCCATATCTGTCCGAACGCCAGTGGGGCACCGTGCGCGAGGACTACTCGGCGGATGGTTCCGCCTGGACGTACCTTCCCCACGATCACGCCCGCTCGCGGGCGTACCGCTGGGGCGAGGACGGGATCTTCGGAATCTGCGACGACCGGCAGCGGCTGTGCTTCGCCCTCGCCGTATGGAACGGCGTCGACTCGATCCTCAAGGAGCGCCTGTTCGGTCTCAGCGGCCCCGAGGGGAACCACGGCGAGGATGTCAAGGAGCTGTACTGGTACCTCGACGCGACGCCGACGAGCAGCTTTCTGCGGGCCCGCTACGCGTATCCGCAGCGGGCGTTCCCGTACGACGACCTCGTCGCGGAGAACGGACGGCGGACGAAGGCCGACCCCGAGTACGAGGTGCTTGACACGGGGATCTTCGACGACGGTCGCTGGTTCGACCTCGAGGTCGAATATGCGAAGGCCGGCCCCGAGGACATCGTGATCGCGATCGTCGCCACGAACCGCGGACCCGAGCCGGCCACGCTCCACCTCCTCCCGACACTGTGGTTCCGCAACACCTGGTCGTGGGGGTCGCATCACACGCGACCGCGCCTCCGCGACGGCGGCACCGTCGGCGGCGGACGGCGGATCGTCGGCGAGCACCCGGCGCTCGGCCGGTTCCGGCTCGACGCGGACGGCGAGCCGGCCCTGCTCTTCACGGAGAACGAGACGAATGCCGAGCGACTGTTCGGCGCACCGAATCCCGACCCGTACGTCAAGGACGGGATCGGCGAGGCGGTCGTCCTCGATCGGCTCGACCGGGTGAGCCCGGACGGCATCGGCTCGAAGGCCGCCGTCCACCACCGGCTCGAGCTGCCGGCCGGCGGATCCGCCCGCGTCCGACTCCGCCTGCGGATGGATCGATCGGCCGGGACGCCAGCCATCGGCGAGTCGGGCCCGGCCGGCGCGGGGTCCGAGCCGGACGATGCGGAGGCGGACCCATTCGCCGGGATCGACCGGCTCCTCGACCTCCGGCGGCGTGAGGCGGACGCGTTCTACGCCCCGCTCGGCGGGTCGGCCATGACGGCCGACGAGCGGCAGGTGCAGCGCCAGGCCTTCGCCGGCCTCCTCTGGTCGAAGCAGTGGTACCACTACGATGTCGGCCGCTGGCTCGACGGCGACCCGGGACAGCCGGCTCCGCCGCCGGAGCGGCGACGCGGCCGGAACCGCGACTGGCGGGAGCTCAACACCGCCGACGTCCTCTCGATGCCCGACACCTGGGAGTACCCCTGGTTCGCCGCCTGGGATCTCGCCTTCCACGCCATCCCACTCGCCCAGATCGACCCGGAAGCGGCGAAGGAGCAGCTCCTTCACCTCACCCGCGAGTGGTACATGCACCCGAACGGCCAGCTCCCGGCGTACGAGTGGGCGTTCTCGGATGTCAATCCGCCGGTCCACGCGTGGGCAGCCCGGCGGGTGTACCAGATCGACGCCCGAGTCTCCGGCCGCCGCGACCGGGACTTCCTGGAGCGGATCTTCCACAAGCTCCTGCTCAACTTCACGTGGTGGGTGAACCGCAAGGACGTGGACGGCAACAACGTCTTCCAGGGCGGCTTCCTCGGCCTCGACAACGTCGGCGTCTTCGACCGGAGCGCGCCACTGCCGGTCCCCGGCCACCTCGGCCAGGCGGACGGCACCGCGTGGATGGGGATGTACTCACTGTCCATGCTCGCCATCGCCCTCGAGCTCGCCCGCGAGGATCCGGTGTACGAGGACATCGCGACGAAGTTCTTCGAGCATTTCCTCTACATCGCCGGTGCGCTCAACGGCGTCGGCCTTCCCGACGGCGAGCGCATCCCCCTGTGGGACGACTCGGACGAGTTCTTCTACGACGTCCTCCACCTCGACAGCGGGCCGGTCATCCCGCTCCGCATCCGGTCGCTCGTCGGGCTCATGCCGATGCTCGCGGTGGAGACACTCGACGCCGACATCCTTGACCGGCTGCCCGGATTCCGGCGACGGATGCGCTGGTTCCTCGCCAACCGACCGGAGCTCGCGAGCCTCGTCGCGAGCTGGGAGGAGCCGGGCATCGGCCGGCGCCGCCTCCTCGCCCTCGTCCACGGCCACCGCCTCAAGCGGCTCCTCGCCCGGATGCTCGACCCGGACGAGTTCCTCTCGGACCACGGCGTCCGGTCCCTGAGCCGCTATCACCGCGACCATCCGTTCCGCCTCGACCTCGGCGGGACGGTGAGCACCGTCGATTACGAGCCCGCTGAATCGAGGACCGGCACGTTCGGCGGCAATTCGAACTGGCGCGGCCCGATCTGGTTCCCCATCAACTACCTCATCATCGAGGCGCTCCAGCGGTTCCATCACTACTACGGTCCCGAGTTCACCGTCGAGCATCCGACCGGGTCGGGGAGGCTGCGTTCGCTCGTCGAGGTCGCCGACGATCTCTCCCGTCGACTCGAGGGCCTGTTCCTGCCGGGCCCCGACGGTCGGCGGCCCGCCCTCGGAGCGAACGAGCACCTCGCCACGGACCCGGCGTTCGGTGACCTGCCCCTCTTCTTCGAGTACTTCAACGGCGACACCGGGGCCGGTCTCGGAGCGAGCCACCAGACCGGCTGGACCTCCCTCGTCGCGAAGCTCCTCGAGCAGACGAGCACGCGCTCGATGACGACGTCGGACGACATGACGGACCGGGCGTCCGGCAGCGCGACAGGCCGCTGA
- a CDS encoding DUF58 domain-containing protein translates to MIRRLQAVVAAVLLVVAAFATGLPFLFFVLYLGLIVVGGSYILTRLGLADLEAGYAVNQLSGRVGDTLRLTYTLRNVGRLPKPWLEVHNPTDLTGGLTGRALALGARAERSWVAKTQLTRRGHFRIEPLQIRTGDPFGLFEASAVVGAGLTLIVYPRIERLPLWRLPAANIEGSHAAPERTLQTTPLATTVRPYAPGDSMNRIHWRSTARHGEIQVKEFDLEQTSDAWIFLDLDRRVQAGAGDDSTVEVGVRAAASIADRALLENRAVGLTVAGHRTTVLPADRGGRQHLKIMQLLAAVEADGTTPLAETLVIGLARLRRGMTAVIVTASRDRTWVRALGALRTRGVACVVVALDGPSFEVAPGAVGDAGPTSEGVAAQERRALRHALAEYEIPTHAVLRGRTLAEALSG, encoded by the coding sequence GTGATCCGCCGGCTCCAGGCGGTCGTGGCGGCCGTCCTCCTCGTCGTCGCCGCCTTCGCGACCGGGCTGCCGTTCCTCTTCTTCGTCCTCTACCTCGGGCTCATCGTGGTCGGCGGGAGCTACATCCTCACCCGGCTCGGCCTCGCCGATCTCGAGGCGGGCTACGCCGTGAACCAGCTGAGCGGCCGGGTCGGCGACACGCTCCGCCTCACGTACACCCTGCGCAACGTGGGCCGGCTCCCGAAGCCGTGGCTGGAGGTCCACAACCCCACTGACCTGACCGGCGGGCTCACCGGTCGGGCTCTCGCCCTCGGGGCACGGGCGGAGCGCTCGTGGGTCGCGAAGACCCAGCTGACGCGACGCGGCCACTTCCGGATCGAGCCGCTCCAGATCCGGACCGGCGACCCGTTCGGCCTGTTCGAGGCGTCCGCGGTCGTGGGTGCCGGGCTTACCCTCATCGTCTACCCGCGGATCGAGCGACTGCCGCTGTGGCGACTCCCGGCGGCGAACATCGAGGGGAGCCACGCCGCGCCCGAGCGAACACTCCAGACGACGCCGCTCGCGACGACGGTCCGGCCGTATGCACCGGGCGACTCGATGAACCGCATCCACTGGCGCTCGACCGCCCGCCATGGCGAGATCCAGGTCAAGGAGTTCGACCTCGAGCAGACCTCCGACGCGTGGATCTTCCTCGACCTCGACCGCCGGGTCCAGGCGGGAGCGGGGGACGACTCGACGGTGGAGGTCGGCGTCCGCGCGGCCGCCTCGATCGCCGACCGGGCCCTGCTCGAGAATCGAGCGGTCGGATTGACCGTCGCCGGTCATCGGACCACCGTCCTGCCGGCGGATCGTGGCGGCCGGCAGCACCTCAAGATCATGCAGCTCCTCGCCGCCGTGGAGGCCGACGGAACGACCCCGCTCGCGGAGACGCTCGTCATCGGTCTCGCCCGACTGCGGCGCGGGATGACGGCGGTCATCGTCACGGCCTCGCGGGATCGGACGTGGGTCCGGGCTCTCGGTGCTCTGCGGACGCGTGGCGTCGCCTGCGTGGTCGTCGCGCTCGACGGACCGAGCTTCGAGGTGGCACCGGGCGCGGTCGGCGACGCCGGACCGACATCGGAGGGGGTCGCGGCGCAGGAGCGTCGAGCCCTCCGCCATGCGCTCGCGGAGTACGAGATCCCGACCCACGCCGTCCTTCGCGGTCGGACCCTCGCGGAGGCCCTCTCCGGATGA
- a CDS encoding MoxR family ATPase: MSSIQESGEKVVANVERVIVGKHHEVRLALVALLCRGHLLIEDVPGTGKTMLAKAIARSLGCTFRRIQFTPDLLPSDVTGLSIYNQKTQEFEFRPGPIMAQVVLADEINRATPKTQSSLLECMEERQATIDGTTYQMPDPFLVIATQNPIEYEGTFALPEAQLDRFLLRIRMGYPQPIEEIVILDEQKRSHPLEELAVVCEADELRDLQTAVREIYVDSSLSEYIVRLVNGTRTHPDVYLGASPRGSLALYRAGQALAALLGRDYVIPDDVKSLAEPALAHRLIIRTSSSIHDIQPGHVIRELLDSTPVEGIRPQGRGGGPRDVSAAAGA; the protein is encoded by the coding sequence ATGTCGAGCATCCAGGAGTCCGGCGAGAAGGTCGTCGCCAACGTCGAGCGGGTCATTGTCGGCAAGCACCACGAGGTCCGCCTCGCCCTCGTCGCGCTGCTCTGCCGCGGTCACCTGCTCATCGAGGACGTTCCCGGGACCGGCAAGACGATGCTCGCAAAGGCGATCGCCCGGAGTCTCGGCTGCACGTTCCGGCGTATCCAGTTCACGCCCGACCTCCTCCCGTCGGACGTGACCGGTCTCTCGATCTACAACCAGAAGACCCAGGAATTCGAGTTCCGGCCGGGACCGATCATGGCCCAGGTGGTCCTCGCGGACGAGATCAACCGGGCGACGCCGAAGACCCAGTCGAGCCTCCTCGAATGCATGGAGGAGCGCCAGGCGACGATCGACGGGACGACGTACCAGATGCCCGATCCGTTCCTCGTCATCGCGACCCAGAACCCGATCGAATATGAGGGCACCTTCGCCCTCCCCGAAGCCCAGCTCGACCGGTTCCTGCTCCGCATCCGGATGGGCTATCCGCAGCCGATCGAGGAGATCGTCATCCTCGACGAGCAGAAGCGGTCCCATCCGCTCGAGGAGCTCGCGGTCGTGTGCGAGGCCGACGAGCTGCGGGACCTGCAGACGGCGGTGCGCGAGATCTACGTCGACTCGTCCCTGAGCGAATACATCGTCCGCCTCGTCAACGGGACGCGGACGCATCCCGACGTCTATCTCGGCGCGTCGCCGCGCGGCTCACTCGCCCTCTACCGGGCCGGCCAGGCGCTCGCCGCGCTGCTCGGCCGGGACTATGTGATCCCGGACGACGTGAAGAGCCTCGCCGAACCCGCCCTCGCCCACCGCCTCATCATCAGGACGAGCTCGTCGATCCACGACATCCAGCCCGGTCACGTCATCCGGGAGCTGCTCGACTCGACGCCGGTGGAGGGGATCCGGCCGCAGGGTCGCGGCGGCGGCCCCCGCGACGTGTCCGCGGCGGCGGGCGCGTGA
- a CDS encoding glycogen debranching enzyme family protein has protein sequence MKAAPTPTPPPLVAFGRAIAAELDDGLRREWLVTNGLGGSASGTLAGIATRRYHGWLVAATQPPVGRRVLVAGLVERVTVGGTVVDLHSHEFGDGTIGGGGHVHAESFALDGTIPVWTYAIEDALFERRVWMAHGSNTTYIRYRHARGARPIDLSVGCLVTDRDFHALLRAAPDDPGPSIAAVPHGLLVRWGAAGTPLRILADPGDVDPTGGWWWDFRHREETARGLDDLADLFLAGAHRTRLEPGGSWTLVLSTDEAPELDGEAALAAARARSAELVHLAGTERASPFVRQLVLAADQFVVARVVPPGPSGEPEPGRSVIAGYPWFNDWGRDTMIALPGLTLATGRPEVGATILRAFGQWIVDGLLPNDFPSSAAATPEYNTVDAALWYIQALRSHVEATGDDALVDELLAVVRGIIDAHISGTRHGIGVDAQDGLLQAGEPGLQLTWMDARDGDRVVTPRIGKPVEINALWYNALCTVGPWLLARGESGPGTSCMTLAEQVAKSFRQRFWRPELGHLADVVDGPDGDDLALRPNQILALSLPFPLLDHGPARVTLEAVGRSLLTSYGVRTLAPTDPAYHGRYEGDPGARDRAYHQGPAWPWLSGAYAEAVDRVSGDRTAALSILRPFEAHLSDAGLGSISELFDGDPPHRPRGCPAQAWSVAEVLRVWRLLGGE, from the coding sequence ATGAAAGCCGCCCCGACCCCGACTCCGCCACCGCTCGTCGCCTTCGGACGAGCGATCGCGGCCGAGCTCGACGACGGGCTGCGCCGCGAATGGCTCGTCACGAACGGTCTCGGTGGCTCGGCGTCCGGCACCCTTGCCGGGATCGCGACGCGCCGGTACCACGGCTGGCTCGTCGCCGCCACCCAGCCTCCGGTCGGCCGGCGGGTGCTCGTCGCGGGCCTCGTCGAACGGGTAACAGTGGGTGGGACCGTCGTCGACCTCCACAGCCACGAGTTCGGCGACGGCACGATCGGCGGTGGGGGCCACGTCCACGCGGAGTCGTTCGCCCTCGATGGGACGATCCCGGTCTGGACCTACGCCATCGAGGACGCACTCTTCGAACGGCGCGTGTGGATGGCGCACGGCTCGAACACGACGTACATCCGGTACCGCCACGCGCGGGGCGCCCGGCCGATCGACCTCTCGGTCGGCTGCCTCGTGACCGACCGCGACTTCCACGCCCTCCTCCGGGCGGCGCCCGACGACCCCGGACCCTCGATCGCCGCCGTCCCTCACGGGCTGCTCGTCCGCTGGGGAGCAGCCGGCACGCCGCTCCGCATCCTCGCCGACCCGGGCGACGTCGATCCGACCGGCGGCTGGTGGTGGGACTTCCGCCATCGCGAGGAGACCGCGCGGGGCCTCGACGACCTCGCCGACCTGTTCCTCGCCGGCGCCCATCGCACGCGGCTCGAGCCCGGTGGCTCGTGGACGCTCGTCCTCTCGACCGACGAGGCGCCCGAGCTGGACGGTGAGGCGGCCCTCGCGGCGGCGCGCGCCCGGAGCGCCGAGCTCGTCCACCTCGCCGGGACGGAGCGGGCCTCGCCATTCGTCCGCCAGCTCGTCCTCGCGGCCGACCAGTTCGTCGTGGCCCGCGTGGTGCCGCCCGGTCCCTCCGGCGAGCCCGAGCCGGGTCGGTCGGTCATCGCCGGCTACCCGTGGTTCAACGACTGGGGCCGCGACACGATGATCGCCCTGCCCGGCCTCACCCTCGCGACCGGCCGCCCTGAGGTGGGCGCCACGATCCTCCGCGCCTTCGGCCAGTGGATCGTCGACGGACTCCTGCCCAACGACTTCCCGTCGTCGGCGGCCGCCACGCCCGAGTACAACACCGTCGACGCCGCCCTCTGGTACATCCAGGCGCTCCGTTCGCATGTGGAGGCGACCGGAGACGACGCCCTCGTCGACGAGCTCCTCGCGGTCGTCCGGGGCATCATCGACGCCCATATCTCGGGAACCCGACACGGCATCGGCGTCGACGCCCAGGACGGTCTCCTGCAGGCGGGCGAGCCGGGGCTCCAGCTGACGTGGATGGACGCGCGAGACGGCGATCGCGTGGTGACGCCGCGGATCGGCAAGCCGGTCGAGATCAACGCCCTCTGGTACAACGCGCTGTGCACCGTCGGGCCGTGGCTCCTCGCTCGCGGCGAAAGCGGGCCCGGGACGTCCTGCATGACGCTCGCCGAGCAGGTCGCGAAGAGCTTTCGCCAGCGCTTCTGGCGCCCGGAGCTCGGTCACCTCGCGGACGTCGTCGACGGTCCCGACGGCGACGATCTCGCGCTCCGTCCGAATCAGATCCTCGCCCTGTCACTCCCCTTCCCGCTCCTCGATCACGGCCCGGCGCGCGTGACGCTCGAGGCGGTGGGCCGGTCGCTCCTCACGTCGTACGGCGTCCGGACGCTGGCCCCGACGGATCCCGCCTACCACGGCCGATACGAGGGCGACCCCGGCGCCCGCGACCGTGCGTATCACCAGGGTCCCGCCTGGCCCTGGCTCAGCGGCGCCTACGCCGAGGCGGTCGACCGCGTCAGCGGCGATCGAACGGCGGCGCTGTCCATACTCCGGCCGTTCGAGGCGCACCTCTCGGACGCGGGCCTCGGCTCGATCTCCGAGCTGTTCGACGGCGATCCACCGCATCGACCCCGCGGCTGTCCGGCCCAGGCCTGGTCGGTGGCGGAGGTCCTCCGCGTCTGGCGCCTCCTCGGCGGCGAGTAG